One segment of Haloplanus natans DSM 17983 DNA contains the following:
- a CDS encoding DUF3311 domain-containing protein: MARSIRDWLWVLAFAVLITFSVPWFLWGSSTVVAGLPVWLWWHVGWMVVASVVFALFARTGWDRLMGLDAEAGFGTSRRGGDS, translated from the coding sequence ATGGCGCGTTCGATACGCGATTGGTTATGGGTGCTGGCCTTTGCGGTACTGATCACGTTCTCGGTCCCCTGGTTCCTCTGGGGGTCGTCGACGGTCGTCGCCGGACTGCCGGTCTGGCTGTGGTGGCACGTCGGCTGGATGGTGGTGGCGTCGGTCGTCTTCGCCCTCTTCGCCCGGACCGGGTGGGATCGGTTGATGGGCCTCGACGCCGAAGCCGGCTTCGGCACGTCGCGGCGGGGTGGTGACTCGTGA
- a CDS encoding DMT family transporter, with protein MSARDDPVVPPLLALGIAVLAISTSAILVRWSDAPNVVKALYRVSFTVGALVPLTVRDRASIGQIRRRDSVVAAAAGVALAAHFVLWFRSLDHTTVAASVTLVQAQPAFVAVGAWLLLGERVSRRGALGIVIALVGMAGLSFGPTIRVAVDPGVTAAGVVVGTQYGNALALLAAVAVAAYYLAGRSLRRRLGVLPYVAVVYTVCALALLVVAVARGLPLLAYPPHEWALFVGMAVGPGVLGHTVINWALGHLESHVVSVTLLGEPLGSTVLAVVLLSEVPTVGTLVGGAVVLAGIYVTASARRYADA; from the coding sequence GTGTCCGCACGCGACGATCCAGTCGTCCCGCCCTTACTCGCCCTCGGCATCGCGGTGCTCGCGATCAGCACGAGCGCCATCCTGGTCCGCTGGAGCGACGCGCCGAACGTCGTCAAGGCGCTGTACCGGGTGTCGTTTACCGTCGGCGCGCTGGTCCCCCTGACCGTGCGCGACCGGGCGTCGATCGGTCAAATTCGACGGCGTGACAGCGTCGTGGCCGCCGCCGCGGGTGTCGCGCTCGCGGCCCACTTCGTCCTCTGGTTTCGGAGTCTCGACCACACCACCGTCGCCGCGAGCGTCACGCTCGTCCAGGCACAGCCGGCGTTCGTCGCCGTCGGCGCGTGGCTCCTCCTCGGCGAGCGCGTGAGTCGCCGGGGCGCGCTGGGCATCGTCATCGCGCTCGTCGGGATGGCCGGCCTGTCGTTCGGGCCGACGATCCGGGTGGCGGTCGACCCCGGCGTCACTGCGGCGGGTGTCGTCGTCGGCACGCAGTACGGCAACGCCCTCGCCCTCCTCGCCGCCGTCGCCGTCGCAGCCTACTACCTCGCCGGCCGGTCTCTCCGGCGACGGCTGGGCGTCCTCCCCTACGTGGCCGTCGTCTACACCGTCTGTGCGCTCGCCCTCCTCGTCGTCGCCGTCGCTCGGGGGCTGCCACTTCTGGCCTACCCGCCCCACGAGTGGGCGCTGTTCGTCGGCATGGCGGTCGGCCCGGGCGTCCTCGGCCACACGGTGATCAACTGGGCGCTCGGCCACCTCGAATCCCACGTCGTGAGCGTCACGCTCCTCGGCGAACCCCTCGGAAGCACGGTGCTCGCGGTGGTGCTGCTGTCGGAAGTGCCGACCGTGGGGACGCTCGTCGGCGGCGCCGTCGTCCTCGCCGGGATTTACGTGACGGCGTCGGCGCGTCGTTACGCCGACGCGTGA
- a CDS encoding VOC family protein, producing MDVDVVDMDHVALRVSDLDRALEFYHDLLGMPIRDRERFEADEVPYVAVVAGGRHLHLVPTEEEIDVGGEHVCLLLRSDGTGTRAELVALLDELRDAGVEVEAGEPHERYGAYGRDWAAYVRDPDGRRVELKLH from the coding sequence ATGGATGTCGATGTCGTCGACATGGATCACGTCGCCCTCCGCGTGAGCGACCTGGACCGTGCCCTCGAGTTCTACCACGACCTGCTCGGGATGCCGATCCGTGACCGTGAGCGGTTCGAGGCCGACGAAGTACCGTACGTCGCCGTCGTCGCCGGCGGGCGTCACCTCCACCTCGTCCCGACCGAGGAGGAGATAGACGTGGGTGGCGAACACGTGTGTCTCCTCCTCCGCTCGGACGGGACGGGCACCCGCGCGGAACTCGTCGCCCTCCTCGACGAACTCCGGGACGCCGGGGTCGAGGTGGAGGCCGGCGAACCGCACGAACGTTACGGCGCGTACGGCCGGGACTGGGCCGCGTACGTGCGCGACCCGGACGGGCGGCGGGTCGAACTCAAACTGCACTAG
- a CDS encoding SRPBCC family protein — translation MAVYQRRTRVAAPLDEVWDFHSRVTGLEALTPGWMNLRVESVTGPDGEPDPGILETGSRIDASMRPFGIAPRQRWTSVITDRDRDEGSAHFRDEMEGGPFRCWEHTHRFFADGDETVVDDRVVYALPFGGVGEAVSRLARVGFEPMFRFRHRRTRELLE, via the coding sequence ATGGCAGTGTACCAACGCCGGACGCGTGTCGCCGCGCCGCTCGACGAGGTGTGGGACTTTCACTCCCGCGTGACGGGGCTGGAGGCGCTGACGCCCGGCTGGATGAACCTCCGGGTCGAGAGCGTCACCGGTCCGGACGGTGAGCCCGATCCCGGAATCCTGGAGACCGGATCGCGAATCGACGCGTCGATGCGGCCGTTCGGAATCGCCCCGCGCCAGCGGTGGACGTCGGTCATCACCGACCGGGACCGCGACGAGGGATCGGCCCACTTCCGCGACGAGATGGAGGGTGGCCCGTTCCGTTGCTGGGAGCATACGCATCGCTTCTTCGCCGACGGCGACGAGACCGTGGTCGACGACCGGGTGGTGTACGCGCTCCCGTTCGGGGGGGTCGGCGAGGCGGTGAGCAGGCTCGCCCGCGTCGGCTTCGAACCCATGTTTCGGTTCCGACACCGGCGGACACGCGAGTTGCTGGAGTGA
- a CDS encoding DUF1611 domain-containing protein: MLPLDSDASVVVLAHEQFPDRAKTAVGVLRYADYDVRAVLDRARAGDTVADHVPDVADAPIVERMADALEFDPDALLIGIAPIGGGFDESWRPDVRAAIEAGCDVIAGLHYFLDEDEEFAALAAENGVDLIDVRRPPDDLTVSEGRARDADADVVLTVGTDCSTGKMTTTLELVAAARERGIDAGFVPTGQTGIMIAGWGIPVDRVIADFAAGAVERMILDAAEDHDLLFVEGQGTIIHPAYSGVTCSLLHGAMPDRLVVTHSAGREAIHGYEAFAIPPVESYVDLYTDLAAPVAPTEVAAGALDTRALDADDEARRAVEAFGDAVEAPATDPVRFDASEILDALR, encoded by the coding sequence ATGCTGCCACTCGATTCGGACGCGTCGGTGGTCGTCCTCGCCCACGAACAGTTCCCCGACCGGGCGAAGACGGCCGTCGGCGTCCTCCGCTACGCCGACTACGACGTGCGGGCGGTCCTCGACCGCGCCCGCGCCGGCGACACCGTCGCCGACCACGTCCCCGACGTGGCCGACGCCCCTATCGTCGAGCGCATGGCCGACGCCCTCGAGTTCGACCCCGACGCCCTCCTGATAGGCATCGCCCCTATCGGCGGCGGATTCGACGAATCCTGGCGCCCCGACGTGCGCGCCGCCATCGAAGCCGGCTGTGACGTGATCGCGGGCCTCCACTACTTCCTCGACGAGGACGAGGAGTTCGCCGCCCTCGCCGCCGAGAACGGCGTCGATCTGATCGACGTTCGCCGCCCGCCCGACGACCTGACGGTGAGCGAGGGCCGCGCCCGCGACGCCGACGCCGACGTGGTGTTGACCGTCGGCACCGACTGCTCGACGGGCAAGATGACGACGACGCTCGAACTCGTCGCCGCCGCGCGGGAACGGGGTATCGACGCCGGCTTCGTCCCCACCGGACAGACGGGGATCATGATCGCCGGGTGGGGTATCCCGGTCGACCGCGTGATCGCCGACTTCGCCGCCGGCGCCGTCGAACGGATGATCCTCGACGCCGCCGAGGACCACGACCTCCTTTTCGTCGAGGGGCAGGGGACGATCATCCACCCCGCGTACTCCGGTGTCACCTGCAGTCTACTCCACGGCGCGATGCCGGACAGACTCGTCGTGACCCACAGCGCCGGCCGCGAGGCCATCCACGGCTACGAGGCGTTCGCTATCCCGCCCGTCGAGTCGTACGTCGATCTCTATACGGATCTGGCCGCCCCCGTCGCGCCGACGGAGGTGGCCGCGGGCGCCCTCGACACCCGCGCCCTCGACGCCGACGACGAGGCCCGACGGGCCGTCGAGGCGTTCGGGGATGCGGTCGAAGCGCCCGCGACCGACCCCGTCCGCTTCGACGCGAGCGAGATTCTGGACGCCCTCCGATGA
- a CDS encoding dipeptide epimerase — protein MNAEFERLTLPIDGAFTISRGSKTEVETVVVRVSDEGGQTGIGAAAPDAHYGETADTVCAVLPALLDAVEDVNDPLALDTIERRLRTVVRDNPAARAAVSIAVHDLATRRLGVPLYRYFGLDADRAPPTSYTIPIDDPEAMGKRAAAVVDDGYGIVKVKLGTDRDRERMEAVRAAAPDATVRVDANEAWTPSGAIQNCEWLADLGVEFVEQPVPAENPDGLRRVYERSALPVAADESCVSLPDVPAVANSVDIVNLKLMKCGGVREAARMVHAARAQGLEVMLGCMVESTASIAAACHLAPLVDYVDLDGSLLLAEDAYEGPSYAGGTLAIPDRPGTGVQST, from the coding sequence ATGAACGCCGAGTTCGAGCGCCTGACGCTCCCCATCGACGGCGCGTTCACCATCTCCCGAGGGTCGAAAACCGAGGTCGAGACGGTCGTCGTGCGCGTCAGCGACGAAGGCGGCCAGACGGGCATCGGCGCCGCCGCGCCGGACGCCCACTACGGCGAGACGGCCGACACCGTGTGTGCGGTTCTGCCCGCCCTCCTCGACGCCGTCGAGGACGTGAACGATCCCCTCGCACTCGATACGATCGAGCGCCGACTCCGGACCGTCGTCCGCGACAACCCCGCCGCCCGCGCCGCCGTGAGTATCGCGGTTCACGACCTGGCGACCCGTCGTCTCGGCGTCCCCCTCTACCGATACTTCGGACTCGACGCCGACCGGGCGCCGCCAACCTCGTATACGATACCCATCGACGACCCCGAAGCGATGGGAAAGCGGGCGGCGGCAGTCGTCGACGACGGCTACGGAATCGTGAAAGTGAAACTCGGCACCGACCGCGACCGGGAACGGATGGAGGCGGTTCGGGCGGCCGCCCCCGACGCGACGGTTCGCGTCGACGCCAACGAGGCGTGGACGCCGAGCGGGGCGATCCAAAACTGCGAGTGGCTGGCCGACCTCGGCGTAGAGTTCGTCGAGCAACCCGTCCCCGCGGAGAACCCCGACGGCCTCCGGCGGGTTTACGAACGAAGCGCCCTCCCCGTCGCCGCCGACGAGTCCTGTGTCAGCCTGCCCGACGTGCCCGCGGTGGCCAACAGCGTCGACATCGTGAACCTGAAGCTCATGAAATGTGGCGGCGTCCGCGAGGCGGCCCGGATGGTCCACGCCGCCCGCGCACAGGGGCTCGAAGTGATGCTCGGCTGTATGGTGGAGTCGACCGCCTCCATCGCCGCGGCCTGCCATCTCGCGCCCCTCGTCGACTACGTCGATTTGGACGGCTCGCTCCTCCTCGCCGAGGATGCGTACGAGGGGCCGAGTTACGCGGGCGGGACGCTCGCCATCCCGGACCGACCGGGGACGGGCGTCCAGTCTACCTGA
- a CDS encoding PQQ-binding-like beta-propeller repeat protein, whose amino-acid sequence MPSITRRTLLATGAGTVITAGSYGAYRLHRGATDAALSPWDPAPGTWPLPRYDGANTAHNPHASPPRETPTARRVASAATTARRPRFAPLLGNDRLVVYGSGLGVYPRDGGDPIRERDAPTPLAGFGPDGRFLTVERADSDAPASLVACAADFGETARVGLDADHPQGLVVGAHEAYVGGQDGTLRAVDPTSGRRWRVDGALPALGDGRLYAADAPLDGTVAYGERTGLDRRLTVGPKRLWSAGPTDGFPGRPAVADGRVVLGTVAEAGGVLAAVDADSGEPLWEPRALGRDVSTPAVVEDRGYVAVGRDEAGLVAAVDLSTGETRWRDAVDWRASTPVVGGETLVVAGAVREGGERAGGVVRAYDAASGETLWTRGFDADPNGVALVDDRVFVTVGADLYALR is encoded by the coding sequence ATGCCCTCCATCACCCGCCGCACGCTCCTCGCCACGGGCGCCGGCACCGTCATCACGGCCGGCAGCTACGGCGCGTACCGTCTGCACCGCGGCGCGACGGACGCGGCGTTGTCCCCGTGGGACCCCGCGCCGGGCACGTGGCCGCTCCCCCGGTACGACGGCGCGAACACGGCGCACAACCCCCACGCCAGCCCGCCACGCGAGACGCCGACGGCTCGACGCGTCGCGTCGGCGGCGACGACCGCTCGACGGCCACGCTTCGCCCCGCTGCTCGGAAACGACCGTCTCGTCGTCTACGGCTCGGGACTCGGGGTGTATCCACGCGACGGCGGCGATCCGATCCGCGAACGCGACGCGCCCACGCCGCTCGCCGGGTTCGGCCCGGACGGTCGATTCCTGACGGTCGAACGGGCCGACTCCGACGCGCCCGCGTCGCTCGTCGCGTGCGCCGCCGACTTCGGCGAGACGGCCCGTGTCGGCCTCGACGCCGACCACCCTCAGGGACTCGTCGTCGGCGCGCACGAGGCGTACGTCGGCGGTCAGGACGGGACGCTCCGTGCCGTCGACCCCACGAGTGGCCGGCGCTGGCGCGTCGACGGTGCGTTGCCGGCGCTCGGTGACGGACGGCTGTACGCCGCGGACGCGCCACTGGACGGCACCGTCGCGTACGGGGAGCGAACGGGGCTCGACCGCCGGCTGACGGTCGGCCCGAAACGCCTCTGGAGCGCCGGTCCGACCGACGGTTTCCCCGGTCGCCCCGCCGTCGCGGACGGGCGGGTCGTCCTCGGCACCGTCGCCGAGGCCGGGGGCGTCCTCGCCGCCGTCGACGCCGACTCCGGCGAACCGCTCTGGGAACCCAGGGCGCTCGGACGGGACGTGTCGACGCCCGCCGTCGTCGAGGATCGGGGGTACGTCGCCGTCGGGCGCGACGAGGCCGGCCTCGTCGCCGCCGTCGACCTCTCGACCGGCGAGACACGGTGGCGCGACGCGGTGGACTGGCGCGCCTCGACGCCGGTCGTGGGGGGCGAGACGCTCGTCGTCGCCGGGGCGGTGCGGGAGGGCGGGGAGCGGGCCGGCGGGGTCGTCCGCGCCTACGACGCCGCTTCGGGCGAGACGCTGTGGACACGCGGGTTCGACGCCGACCCGAACGGGGTGGCGCTCGTCGATGACCGCGTGTTCGTGACCGTCGGGGCCGACCTGTACGCCCTCAGGTAG
- a CDS encoding FAD:protein FMN transferase, whose protein sequence is MRELDRRSFLTAAGGAVGAGLLGRTFLVRGEVTEVRSTRLMMGSLVTVTAVTRDPDRAELGVERAFETMSGLESVFTRHDPDGEVARLNGAGVLVDPSPELVALLRRCRTLYDRTDGAFDPTVLPVLSAFESGRDRPRDARHRVADATFDSVAVSDSELRAPTPITLDGVAKGAVVDAGVAALRDWVDAGLVEAGGDVRAFGGTDGRWRVGVEDPREDGLAATLRLGSGGVATSGDYRIYYDEDRTSHHIVTPGTGRSPTEDTSVTVVAPDAETADAYSTAAFVMENDRASSFVEARDGLSALFLTRDGGRRAAGGWTDLQVDR, encoded by the coding sequence ATGCGTGAACTCGACCGGCGGTCGTTCCTGACGGCGGCCGGGGGTGCGGTCGGCGCCGGACTCCTCGGGCGGACGTTCCTCGTCCGCGGCGAAGTCACCGAAGTGCGGAGCACACGGCTCATGATGGGATCGCTCGTGACCGTCACCGCGGTAACCCGGGACCCCGACCGGGCCGAACTCGGCGTCGAACGCGCCTTCGAGACCATGTCGGGTCTGGAGTCCGTCTTCACGCGTCACGACCCCGACGGGGAGGTGGCGCGGCTGAACGGGGCGGGCGTCCTCGTGGACCCCTCGCCGGAACTCGTCGCCCTCCTCCGCCGGTGTCGGACGCTCTACGACCGGACCGACGGCGCGTTCGACCCGACCGTCCTTCCGGTGCTTTCGGCCTTCGAGTCGGGACGGGACCGGCCACGCGACGCGCGCCACCGGGTCGCCGACGCCACCTTCGACTCGGTGGCAGTCTCCGACTCTGAACTCCGGGCGCCCACGCCCATCACCCTCGACGGCGTCGCCAAGGGGGCGGTCGTCGACGCGGGCGTGGCCGCCCTGCGGGACTGGGTCGACGCCGGCCTCGTCGAGGCCGGGGGCGACGTGCGGGCCTTCGGCGGGACCGACGGCCGCTGGCGCGTCGGCGTCGAGGACCCCCGCGAGGACGGCCTCGCCGCGACCCTCCGTCTCGGGAGCGGCGGTGTCGCCACCTCCGGCGACTACCGGATCTACTACGACGAGGACCGCACCAGCCACCACATCGTCACGCCGGGGACCGGCCGGTCGCCGACGGAGGACACGAGCGTCACCGTCGTCGCGCCCGACGCCGAGACGGCCGACGCCTACTCCACCGCCGCCTTCGTGATGGAGAACGACCGGGCGTCGTCGTTCGTCGAGGCCCGCGACGGCCTCTCGGCACTGTTCCTGACCCGCGACGGCGGCCGGCGGGCGGCCGGCGGGTGGACCGATCTGCAGGTCGACCGCTGA
- a CDS encoding 4Fe-4S binding protein codes for MSRRYLAVVFALLLALSMPAPAAAVDRTTIDDPFSDRALSKVFPGADSFSEPTGEYRIVEAYDETDGERELLGYIYLTSNVVDAEGYGNEPIEFLVALDTNGTIQGIELVEQHEPFFDRISAIQRLRRFSYQMVGMSVTEEVTLREAESGEYHVDALTGASVTTRVSIESVTRSARIVAREKGIVSELAVGGESANETAEGNDSAERRMTLGDLGRGTDLVRWDAGTPADPNDSAPIQLYAAPIESDPVKQSLLGGANASVPDANATVLWIGLRAPGQPRPDHLRLHQWTRSYAPPIRETQVDGVDWSAALVIEGGLDTARPFVLGLTVGEERIRRTYAPGGLAVRRPVDAAAARTLPAWAGTVESAWRDNGGTALALIVFLGGIVGVFAFRSRLCRREGVTVNRLRIGTLGVTLVFLGWYHPTQPTTQQIAILVRELISWATTGGFRWALFFSAPLVAITFICIAVVIPKWGRGVFCGWICPFGALSELLYKLTPWEYELPREYHVKLEKLRYPLFIAIVIGFVISTDFGAKLAKVEPFKAAFYSSLVTDPVYIAWSAILVVSGAVMFRPYCRYICPLGAGLAIGNVFQRTPIQRYDLCGDCVKCQSDCEFQAIEDDGSINQFQCFQCSVCVDNYYDPGGCPVVLQYDNEHGFSVDAWRDPHLIERIRPEDRTTEQQRILADRAVTDGGEPELFAGSDDLVPKGTIVDMVRRSAGGASDDARGGSCSCSGSDSSCSEPATSSAECPDEEGTDA; via the coding sequence GTGAGTCGTCGCTACCTCGCGGTCGTCTTCGCGCTCCTCCTCGCTCTCTCGATGCCGGCCCCGGCCGCCGCCGTCGACCGGACGACCATCGACGACCCGTTCTCGGATCGAGCCCTCTCGAAGGTGTTCCCCGGCGCGGACTCCTTCTCGGAGCCGACGGGCGAGTACCGGATCGTCGAAGCCTACGACGAGACCGACGGTGAACGGGAACTCCTGGGGTATATCTACCTCACGAGCAACGTCGTCGACGCCGAGGGGTACGGCAACGAACCCATCGAGTTCCTGGTTGCGCTCGACACCAACGGCACCATCCAGGGCATCGAACTCGTCGAACAGCACGAGCCCTTCTTCGACCGAATCTCCGCGATCCAGCGGTTGCGCCGGTTCAGCTACCAGATGGTCGGCATGTCCGTCACGGAGGAGGTCACGCTCCGCGAGGCGGAGTCGGGCGAGTACCACGTCGACGCGCTCACAGGCGCCTCCGTGACTACTCGCGTGTCCATCGAATCGGTGACGCGCTCGGCTCGGATCGTCGCCCGGGAGAAGGGCATCGTCTCGGAGTTGGCCGTCGGCGGGGAGTCGGCAAACGAGACGGCCGAGGGGAACGACTCGGCGGAGCGACGAATGACGCTCGGCGACCTGGGGCGGGGGACCGACCTCGTTCGCTGGGACGCCGGCACGCCCGCCGACCCCAACGACTCCGCACCGATCCAGCTCTACGCGGCACCGATCGAATCCGATCCCGTCAAGCAGAGCCTGCTCGGCGGCGCGAACGCCAGCGTCCCCGACGCCAACGCGACGGTCCTCTGGATCGGCCTTCGCGCGCCCGGTCAGCCCCGGCCGGACCACCTCCGTCTCCACCAGTGGACCCGGTCGTACGCGCCGCCGATCCGGGAGACGCAGGTCGACGGCGTCGACTGGAGCGCCGCCCTGGTGATCGAGGGTGGACTCGACACCGCCCGCCCGTTCGTCCTCGGTCTGACGGTCGGCGAGGAGCGTATTCGCCGGACCTACGCCCCCGGCGGGCTGGCGGTTCGCCGCCCGGTCGACGCCGCGGCCGCGCGGACGCTCCCGGCCTGGGCCGGCACCGTCGAGTCGGCGTGGCGTGACAACGGGGGCACCGCGCTCGCACTGATCGTCTTTCTCGGCGGTATCGTCGGCGTGTTCGCGTTTCGCTCCCGCCTCTGTCGGCGCGAGGGGGTGACCGTCAACCGCCTCCGGATCGGCACGCTCGGCGTCACGCTCGTTTTCCTCGGCTGGTATCACCCGACACAGCCCACCACCCAGCAGATAGCCATCCTGGTCCGCGAACTCATCTCGTGGGCGACGACCGGCGGGTTCCGCTGGGCGCTCTTTTTTTCGGCGCCGCTCGTCGCGATAACGTTCATCTGTATCGCCGTCGTCATTCCGAAGTGGGGTCGCGGCGTCTTCTGCGGGTGGATCTGCCCGTTCGGCGCGCTCTCGGAACTACTCTACAAGCTCACGCCGTGGGAGTACGAACTCCCCCGGGAGTACCACGTCAAACTCGAGAAGCTCAGGTACCCCCTGTTTATCGCCATCGTGATCGGCTTCGTGATTTCGACGGACTTCGGGGCGAAACTGGCGAAGGTCGAACCGTTCAAGGCGGCCTTCTACAGTTCGCTGGTGACCGACCCCGTCTACATCGCCTGGTCGGCGATCCTCGTCGTCTCCGGGGCGGTCATGTTCCGGCCCTACTGCCGGTACATCTGTCCGCTCGGTGCCGGGCTAGCGATCGGGAACGTCTTCCAGCGGACGCCGATCCAGCGCTACGACCTCTGTGGCGACTGCGTGAAATGCCAGTCGGACTGTGAGTTCCAGGCCATCGAGGACGACGGCTCGATCAACCAGTTCCAGTGTTTCCAGTGTTCGGTCTGTGTCGACAACTACTACGACCCCGGCGGCTGTCCGGTCGTCCTCCAGTACGACAACGAACACGGCTTCAGTGTCGACGCGTGGCGCGACCCGCATCTCATCGAACGCATCCGTCCCGAGGACCGAACGACGGAGCAACAACGCATCCTCGCCGACCGCGCCGTGACCGACGGCGGCGAACCGGAACTGTTCGCGGGCAGCGACGACCTCGTCCCGAAGGGGACCATCGTCGACATGGTTCGTCGGTCGGCGGGCGGCGCCTCGGACGACGCACGCGGCGGTTCGTGTTCGTGTTCGGGGTCGGACAGTTCGTGTTCGGAGCCTGCCACTTCGTCCGCTGAGTGTCCCGACGAGGAGGGTACCGATGCGTGA
- a CDS encoding PspA/IM30 family protein, with protein MGILSRASYVVRSKVNALLNRAEDPTETLDYSYERMRDELQQVKQGIADLTTQKKRLEIQKRRLEENVDKHNEQAREAVRQDRDDLARQALEKKKEKMSQIEDIEGQIADLQSTQDDLVEKKNELQRRIEEFRTKKETMKARYEAAEASTRVSEAMSGVGDEMSDVSRALERAEERTDEMEARAAAMDELQESGAFEDALSDEDAIDRQLEAGRTDSEVDAELETLKAEIGSGEAAETTDSGTDVEAELDELRADDDEESA; from the coding sequence ATGGGAATACTCTCGCGGGCCTCCTACGTCGTCCGGTCGAAGGTCAACGCCCTCCTGAATCGGGCCGAGGACCCGACCGAGACGCTCGACTACTCCTACGAGCGGATGCGCGACGAACTACAGCAGGTCAAGCAGGGCATCGCCGACCTGACGACCCAGAAAAAGCGACTGGAGATCCAGAAACGTCGGCTCGAAGAGAACGTCGACAAACACAACGAGCAGGCACGAGAGGCGGTGCGACAGGACCGTGACGATCTGGCGCGGCAGGCGTTGGAGAAAAAGAAAGAGAAGATGAGTCAGATCGAGGACATCGAGGGCCAGATCGCCGACCTCCAGTCGACACAGGACGATCTGGTCGAGAAAAAAAACGAGCTCCAGCGCCGGATCGAGGAGTTCCGGACCAAAAAGGAGACGATGAAAGCCCGGTACGAGGCGGCGGAGGCGTCGACCCGTGTTTCGGAGGCGATGAGCGGCGTCGGCGACGAGATGAGCGACGTGAGCCGCGCGCTCGAACGCGCCGAGGAGCGGACGGACGAGATGGAGGCTCGCGCGGCGGCGATGGACGAACTGCAGGAGTCGGGCGCGTTCGAGGACGCTCTCTCCGACGAGGACGCCATCGACCGCCAGCTCGAAGCCGGACGGACGGACAGCGAGGTGGACGCGGAACTGGAGACGCTGAAAGCCGAGATTGGGTCGGGCGAGGCGGCCGAGACGACGGACTCCGGTACGGATGTCGAGGCCGAACTCGACGAGTTGCGGGCGGACGACGACGAGGAGTCGGCCTGA
- a CDS encoding dienelactone hydrolase family protein — MPTERLAIPGSRDVRATLACENGEGILVACPPHPRHGGTRHDGRLTAVADALPNRIDCLRFDYGPWDQGRGERTDAASACSWAAERYDRVGLFGYSFGGGVALRVAAETTVDAAAALSPVAHLDDGTDVAAAVARVDAPLWVGYGTRDTTVDAGRVAEAADEAGGAVETFAADHVFVGQEAAVGERVAAFVDDSL, encoded by the coding sequence GTGCCGACCGAACGCCTCGCCATCCCCGGCAGCCGGGACGTGCGCGCGACTCTGGCCTGCGAGAACGGCGAGGGTATCCTCGTCGCCTGTCCACCTCACCCCCGACACGGCGGCACCCGCCACGACGGCCGGCTGACCGCCGTCGCCGACGCGCTCCCCAACCGGATCGACTGCCTCCGGTTCGACTACGGGCCGTGGGATCAGGGGCGGGGGGAACGGACGGACGCCGCGAGCGCGTGTTCGTGGGCCGCCGAGCGGTACGACCGTGTCGGCCTGTTCGGCTACAGTTTCGGCGGCGGGGTCGCCCTCCGTGTCGCCGCCGAGACGACCGTCGACGCCGCCGCCGCACTCTCGCCGGTCGCCCACTTGGACGACGGGACCGACGTGGCAGCCGCCGTCGCCCGCGTCGACGCGCCGCTGTGGGTGGGGTACGGAACGCGGGATACGACCGTCGACGCCGGGCGGGTGGCCGAGGCGGCGGACGAGGCAGGGGGAGCCGTCGAGACGTTCGCCGCCGATCACGTCTTCGTCGGGCAGGAAGCGGCGGTCGGCGAGCGCGTGGCCGCGTTCGTCGACGACAGCCTGTGA
- a CDS encoding transcription factor S, with the protein MQFCDDCGSMMHTRDGEMVCTSCGATSERDEERAAEFVSTEAQSDDDVIETEEGANFEGKPTATDVTCEQCGHGEAWYTIKQTGAADEPPTRFFKCKECGYRWREYN; encoded by the coding sequence ATGCAGTTCTGCGACGACTGCGGGTCGATGATGCACACCCGCGACGGCGAGATGGTCTGTACGTCCTGTGGCGCGACCAGCGAACGCGACGAGGAACGCGCCGCGGAGTTCGTCTCCACCGAAGCCCAGAGCGACGACGACGTCATCGAGACGGAAGAGGGCGCGAACTTCGAGGGGAAACCCACGGCGACGGACGTGACCTGCGAGCAATGCGGGCACGGTGAGGCGTGGTATACGATCAAACAGACCGGGGCGGCCGACGAACCGCCGACGCGCTTTTTCAAATGCAAGGAGTGCGGATATCGGTGGCGGGAGTACAACTGA